ACTCAATGACCGAGGATTGGTTGTCCCATAAGCGGTGGTACGCCATCCTCCACCGCTTCAGCCCTGATGGCAGCTACCTTGACTCGCGCATCGAGTGCACCGGAGCCGACGACAGGCACAGGGAGTCGGTGGATGCCGCGGTCCAGCGACTGAGCGAATGGCTCGCCGAACTCCCCGACGTCGAGTTCGGCGACATCGCCATCCGCCCATTTCGGCTGGAGTTCGACGGCGTAGTGTTCGGCCTCATCCTGGAAGATTACGAAGGCAACGAGCACGCAGAGCTCTATCCCGATAACATCGGCTTCTATCCACCCTGGGACGGCTCCTACGACACCTGAGCGCCCTACAGCGAGTACGAATCCTCAAGCTCGTGAAGATCGCCCGGCATCACCAGATCAACAACCATTACAGGCCGTCCGCCACCGTTGAACACGCTCGCCAGCACCCCGAGAACCGGAGCGGTCTTGCGTAGCTCAAGGAGCTTGGCCTCATCGGCTGAAGGATGCCGGGCACTCAACCGCTCGACGACATGCTGGAGCTTGAGGCCCTTCCTCGTCTGAAGATGCTGCCTGATGCCGGAAGTGAGCGGCGCCGCCTCGCCGAGCTGCGTGTCGTCGGCCTGATGGGCTGAACACCAGAGAGTGACCAGGTCAGTTGGCCGCTCAACATCGCGGAACAGGACGCGCCGGCGAACCACGGGGGATCCCTTGGGCACGTCGAGCAGCTTTGCCACAACCGCATCGGCAGCGAAAGGTCCCGCATCGACGACGGAGCCGTTCTCGTCGGCCTCCACCCGATCCAGGACGGCCCGTCCGGGCCGGGTGTTCTCTTCCGGCGATCCGGGCGGAGTCGCCTTTACGAAGGAGCCCTTGCCGTGCTCTCTCTCGATGACGCCACGAAGCTGAAGAACCTGAAGCGCCCGTACGACGGTCGGACGGCTTACTCGGAACTCACGGACGAGTTGCGTCTCCGAAGGCAACAACGAGCCAGGAGGATAGGTCCCGTCCGCGATTTTCTGCCTGATTGCTTGCACGATCTGGGCGTACTTCGGCGGGGCGAACTCTTCAGACGACATGACGACCATCCAACAACTCGACTTGTCGTAAAGACTAGTTCGAGTCGAGCTGTCTGTCTCCCCCTTGGGAAGAGGAAGCGTGGGGTGACTGGTGGGGGACTACCTGACTGCGCTACAGAAGCCCCCCACCGCCACAAGGCGCGACGGCATGAATACCCGGTTGATCACGCCACCACGCCCCGCCTATCGGGCCTGCCCGCCCAGGATTGCGCCCCAGACGCTGTGCGCCTCCCCCAACCGCCACCGATACGTCTCGCGGAGCTCTGTCGCTCCGTTGACGAGCCGCCTCCTACGGATATGGGCGAGACCGGCCGCATGACACAGCTCGTACACGGTGTCCTCGCACTCGCACGTCCAGGCGAAAACGCGGACTCGATCCTCACCCTTATAGGGCTCCCGCCAGACCAGACGCATGTGATCCGGCTGGACAGCAACGACATGAGGACTCAGGCAGCCAGTACGCACGATCATGACTGCGCTCCAACCGTGCCGGTCCCGTCGCAGCGCCAGCAAGCGCCCTTGTGCCGCTCACCGGAGTCAACGTCACCGGATGTCTGAGCCGCCACCATGGTCCGGCGAAGGCTCACGTACTTCCAGCCCCGTCCCGAGCAGGAGTCGCATTCCGCAGTCATGGATCGAGGATTGCCCCAGGACCTGTCACGTCTC
The nucleotide sequence above comes from Nonomuraea helvata. Encoded proteins:
- a CDS encoding GntR family transcriptional regulator, with protein sequence MSSEEFAPPKYAQIVQAIRQKIADGTYPPGSLLPSETQLVREFRVSRPTVVRALQVLQLRGVIEREHGKGSFVKATPPGSPEENTRPGRAVLDRVEADENGSVVDAGPFAADAVVAKLLDVPKGSPVVRRRVLFRDVERPTDLVTLWCSAHQADDTQLGEAAPLTSGIRQHLQTRKGLKLQHVVERLSARHPSADEAKLLELRKTAPVLGVLASVFNGGGRPVMVVDLVMPGDLHELEDSYSL